One stretch of Micromonospora echinospora DNA includes these proteins:
- a CDS encoding aspartate aminotransferase family protein: protein MIGPGLQAVMLWAQLCVEYAVGAVLVDVDGNEIIDFQGAGGVNSIGHANPRLIAALTAELATAPAGAFGSAGRRAMAESLRGFLPPPLDRIQLYSGGTEAVEAALRLAKSVTGKHEFLSFWGGFHGKTLGSLALTAGARAGLGPLPSGYFSAPYANCYHCPLKMTFPSCGYACVETVRETIKENSTGSLAALVVEPVQGRSGNVVPPPGYLAALASVADEFDALLIVDEMMTGFGRTGESFAFMRDEVAPDIVTVGKGMGAGYPVTGVISTAELMAASPFADPSASSSSFGAFPLACRAVATTTDVLVDEDLPSHVSKLGAEMLAALEPLVDESPLVGDVRGAGFAIGIELVADKRSRRPLDKGTFRETFLALVDAGVLVMTGGTTLRLYPPLNVDAELAEQAVEIIRRVLIDGAAPQHLEEVPA, encoded by the coding sequence GTGATCGGACCCGGCCTGCAGGCCGTCATGCTCTGGGCGCAGTTGTGCGTCGAGTACGCCGTCGGCGCGGTCCTGGTCGACGTGGACGGCAACGAGATCATCGACTTCCAGGGAGCCGGCGGGGTCAACTCGATCGGCCACGCCAACCCGCGTCTGATCGCCGCCCTCACCGCCGAGCTCGCCACCGCGCCGGCCGGTGCGTTCGGGTCGGCCGGCCGCCGGGCGATGGCCGAGTCGCTGCGCGGGTTCCTGCCGCCGCCGCTGGACCGGATCCAGCTCTACAGCGGCGGCACCGAGGCGGTGGAAGCGGCGCTGCGGCTGGCCAAGTCGGTCACCGGCAAGCACGAGTTCCTGTCGTTCTGGGGTGGCTTTCACGGCAAGACGCTGGGCAGCCTGGCGCTCACCGCGGGGGCACGGGCCGGTCTCGGCCCGCTGCCCTCCGGCTATTTCAGCGCACCGTACGCCAACTGCTACCACTGCCCGCTGAAGATGACCTTCCCGAGTTGTGGCTACGCCTGCGTGGAGACCGTGCGGGAGACCATCAAGGAGAACTCCACCGGCTCACTGGCCGCCCTCGTCGTCGAGCCGGTGCAGGGCCGGTCGGGCAACGTGGTGCCGCCACCGGGCTACCTGGCCGCGCTGGCCTCGGTCGCCGACGAGTTCGACGCGTTGCTGATCGTCGACGAGATGATGACCGGTTTCGGCCGTACCGGTGAGTCGTTCGCCTTCATGCGTGACGAGGTGGCGCCGGACATCGTCACGGTCGGCAAGGGGATGGGCGCCGGATACCCGGTCACCGGGGTGATCTCCACCGCGGAGCTGATGGCCGCCAGTCCGTTCGCCGACCCGAGCGCGAGCTCGTCCAGCTTCGGCGCGTTCCCGCTGGCCTGCCGGGCGGTCGCCACCACCACCGACGTGCTGGTCGACGAGGACCTGCCCAGCCACGTGAGCAAGCTCGGCGCCGAGATGCTGGCCGCACTCGAGCCGCTGGTCGACGAGTCCCCGCTGGTCGGCGACGTCCGCGGCGCCGGTTTCGCGATCGGCATCGAGCTGGTCGCCGACAAGCGGTCCCGCCGGCCACTGGACAAGGGCACCTTCCGGGAGACGTTCCTGGCACTGGTCGACGCCGGGGTGCTGGTGATGACCGGAGGCACCACGCTGCGCCTCTACCCACCGCTGAACGTGGACGCGGAGCTGGCCG